A single Polyangiaceae bacterium DNA region contains:
- a CDS encoding NAD-binding protein → MPVSDSSAEHPAGDSAPMAGEFSSAGRSALGTGALPVAPPSSRAEPGSSRTSPRLRQLIRSSWLDRLRASKPVGWRGGLLLLTFVAGFIALSSGVELTDRPGVSSAGVLTRLYYAIGLFVLGGLDLGMPRGGPAWGQDLLWLVYFVAPAITASAVIEGVLKVLEPQSWRLRRLRGHVVISGSSRLAMLYLKRLRKLEPRVPVVVVDPRIGESLSDQAREIYRAEIVQGDISSSAVLARIRLDRAARVVLLSDNDFSNLDAATRVLNLAPGLEGRIIVHVSDLRFMLGMAHTLVARTCATFNAHQIAARHLVETRMLKHFKQTLPRDRVVLAGFGRFGQTVLEELQQRAPKSFDRCLIVDTNAERACSEFAEQVGFTEGYERSVVEGDIKDPRLWRGLEESHQLSLCQPVIIVGSGDDATNLRAAIWLKQRWPSALVIARSFRASLFAEEVSRESGFEMVSVADLLLASMPESWFAVRGESQRDLAA, encoded by the coding sequence ATGCCCGTCAGCGACTCCAGCGCAGAACACCCTGCGGGTGATTCCGCGCCGATGGCGGGTGAGTTCTCCAGCGCGGGTCGCTCGGCTCTCGGCACCGGCGCACTGCCCGTGGCGCCGCCGAGTTCACGGGCGGAACCGGGTAGCTCACGCACCTCGCCGCGGCTCCGGCAGCTGATTCGAAGCTCTTGGCTGGATCGGCTGCGCGCAAGCAAGCCCGTGGGCTGGCGGGGCGGGCTCCTGCTGCTCACCTTCGTCGCAGGTTTCATCGCGCTCTCGAGCGGCGTGGAACTGACGGATCGGCCCGGGGTCTCGAGTGCGGGCGTCCTGACTCGTCTGTACTACGCGATTGGGCTGTTCGTGTTGGGCGGGCTGGATCTCGGAATGCCACGCGGCGGGCCTGCCTGGGGACAAGACCTCCTGTGGCTGGTGTACTTCGTCGCGCCAGCCATCACTGCCAGCGCCGTCATCGAGGGCGTCCTGAAGGTCCTCGAGCCTCAGTCTTGGCGCCTCAGAAGACTCCGCGGGCATGTGGTGATCAGCGGCTCGAGCCGCCTCGCAATGCTCTATCTGAAGCGGTTGCGAAAACTGGAACCGCGAGTGCCGGTGGTGGTGGTGGACCCACGCATCGGGGAATCGCTCTCGGATCAGGCGCGAGAAATATACCGCGCGGAAATTGTACAGGGCGACATCTCGAGCAGCGCAGTGCTAGCGCGCATCCGCCTTGACCGCGCCGCGCGGGTGGTGCTGCTCAGCGACAACGATTTCTCGAACCTCGACGCGGCAACGCGGGTGCTGAACCTGGCGCCAGGGCTGGAAGGCCGCATCATCGTTCACGTCTCCGACCTGCGCTTCATGCTGGGGATGGCCCACACGCTAGTGGCCCGCACCTGCGCGACGTTCAATGCCCACCAGATCGCCGCCCGTCACCTGGTCGAGACGCGCATGCTGAAGCACTTCAAGCAAACGCTTCCCCGAGATCGCGTGGTGCTGGCAGGCTTCGGACGCTTTGGGCAGACCGTGCTCGAAGAGCTGCAACAACGCGCGCCGAAGAGCTTCGATCGCTGCCTGATCGTGGACACCAACGCCGAGCGTGCCTGCAGTGAATTCGCAGAGCAGGTTGGCTTTACCGAAGGCTACGAGCGCTCGGTAGTCGAGGGTGACATCAAGGATCCCCGACTTTGGCGCGGCTTGGAGGAGAGCCACCAGCTCTCGCTGTGTCAGCCAGTGATTATCGTTGGCTCAGGCGACGACGCGACCAACCTGCGAGCCGCCATCTGGCTGAAGCAGCGCTGGCCCAGCGCACTGGTGATCGCACGCAGCTTTCGCGCGTCGCTATTCGCCGAAGAGGTGTCTCGAGAGAGTGGCTTCGAGATGGTCAGCGTAGCCGACCTATTGCTCGCCAGCATGCCGGAGAGCTGGTTCGCGGTGCGCGGGGAATCACAGCGCGATCTCGCGGCGTGA
- a CDS encoding serine/threonine protein kinase — MIKEQVPMRSTGGHSNWDRSGQTVGDRYRLLQVLGRGGQGVVYEAQDQRYGDLVAIKVLNDTLTKDPDFRERMFREGRAMTQLTGTAAVRVLDQVWSPDGALCLVMERLYGLELDDLLTQLDKRGQRMPAQALLEMLGPVVSTLERAHQLGIVHRDLKPGNIFLIDDAHGGGVRVLDFGFAKFVRMRGFTADGTIAGSPTYIAPETWKGGKIDGRVDVYALGAIVFRCLTGQPPFDSKNLGALLVAVTEGERPSLHQLRTDLNPGIDFWVQQALAANPDERFLGVRALFNSLKSVLAA, encoded by the coding sequence GTGATAAAAGAACAGGTTCCGATGCGCAGCACCGGGGGACACAGCAACTGGGATCGAAGTGGGCAGACGGTAGGGGACCGCTACCGTCTGTTGCAGGTGCTTGGCCGCGGCGGGCAAGGCGTCGTGTACGAGGCTCAGGACCAGCGCTACGGCGACTTGGTTGCGATCAAGGTGCTGAACGACACACTGACCAAGGACCCGGATTTCCGCGAGCGAATGTTCCGTGAAGGACGGGCCATGACTCAGCTCACGGGCACCGCTGCGGTGCGCGTCTTGGATCAGGTGTGGTCCCCGGATGGCGCGCTGTGTCTGGTCATGGAGCGTCTCTATGGCCTCGAGCTCGACGACTTGCTCACCCAGCTCGATAAGCGTGGACAGCGCATGCCGGCCCAAGCCCTGTTGGAGATGCTGGGACCCGTCGTGTCCACGCTCGAGCGCGCCCATCAGCTGGGTATCGTCCACCGCGACCTCAAGCCCGGAAACATCTTCTTGATCGACGACGCCCACGGCGGCGGCGTGCGGGTGCTGGACTTCGGGTTCGCCAAGTTCGTGCGCATGCGAGGCTTCACAGCCGACGGGACAATCGCTGGCTCGCCGACTTACATCGCGCCCGAAACCTGGAAAGGCGGCAAGATTGACGGGCGGGTCGATGTCTACGCGCTTGGTGCAATCGTCTTCCGCTGCCTCACGGGGCAGCCTCCGTTCGACAGCAAGAACCTCGGGGCGCTGCTCGTGGCGGTCACCGAAGGGGAGCGCCCAAGTCTGCATCAGCTCCGCACGGATCTAAACCCGGGCATCGACTTCTGGGTGCAACAGGCGTTAGCTGCCAATCCTGACGAGCGTTTCTTGGGGGTGAGGGCGCTCTTCAACTCACTGAAAAGCGTACTCGCTGCCTGA